One Cuculus canorus isolate bCucCan1 chromosome 1, bCucCan1.pri, whole genome shotgun sequence DNA segment encodes these proteins:
- the FBXO40 gene encoding F-box only protein 40 isoform X1, which yields MIKRRAQKAPPGQHRHCERCFNRHCRAPIEPSISCMVISCRLHCGATFHMCKEEEHQLLCPLEQVTCLNSAYGCPFSMARFKLAKHLQVCPASVVCCSMEWNRWPNVDSDTTLHKNIMKETLNEECLDTALALRDQKILFRTLKIADLFPEWRKKNEVEELMDEAMDGEEGAVGGVVSGSQDSDNKLSELSQREREDLAKDKEGMDLGSYKTWENIFSKELLACQVTGSTANTGKNTEEASKKTASAPHAASSTEKAKEVPENAEEAKNQKPEQVTPNTEMTGLAPWQEGVLERLKKEVGVGDYNMYLVHHGGMLIRFGQLAACTPKEKDFVYGNLEAQEVKTVYTFKVPVSYCGKRARLGDALGHKIPTLDKSVDTSELGINLEELPKANIVRATLLCALEKELKGHEISEARGVDGLFVDFATQTYSFPLDPFPSNAVLADILDEESSPELHVELYTECVTRRHNKSSSAFTFTCSHFFRRDEFPSHFKNVHADIQSCLDGWFQHRCPLAYLGCTFVQNHFRPDGLKAKVIYSKPLKTFAIKPEVDTLLAESGKCISTVANRGRNTDSLSSLPVEVLKYIAGFLDSFSLSQLSQVSVLMRDICATLLQERGMVLLVWEKKRYSHGGTSWKARKKIWQFSSLFSRVNKWQRNDVACMSEHLKNCPFYQVEHRTDPVLLTGMCESREQTQKTLVSTFKRRV from the exons ATGATTAAG CGTCGGGCACAGAAAGCTCCCCCTGGGCAGCACAGACACTGTGAGAGATGTTTCAACCGGCACTGCCGTGCACCAATTGAGCCCTCCATCTCCTGCATGGTCATCAGCTGCCGCTTGCACTGCGGAGCCACCTTCCACATGTGCAAGGAGGAGGAGCACCAATTGCTCTGTCCCTTAGAGCAGGTCACCTGCCTCAACTCTGCCTACGGCTGCCCTTTTTCCATGGCCCGCTTTAAGCTGGCGAAGCACCTGCAGGTCTGTCCAGCCAGTGTTGTCTGCTGCTCAATGGAATGGAATCGCTGGCCAAATGTGGATTCAGACACAACTCTTCACAAGAACATTATGAAGGAGACCTTGAACGAAGAATGTCTGGATACAGCCTTGGCACTCAGAGACCAGAAGATACTCTTCAGGACTTTGAAAATAGCCGACTTGTTTCCAGagtggaggaaaaagaatgaagtgGAGGAGTTAATGGATGAAGCCATGGATGGGGAAGAAGGTGCTGTGGGAGGAGTAGTCAGTGGTTCCCAAGACAGCGACAACAAGTTGTCTGAGCTCAGCCAACGTGAGCGTGAAGATCTGGCAAAGGACAAAGAGGGTATGGATCTGGGGAGTTACAAAACCTGGGAGAACATTTTCAGCAAAGAGCTTCTGGCTTGCCAGGTAACAGGCTCAACAgccaacacaggaaaaaatacagaggagGCTTCCAAGAAAACAGCATCAGCCCCTCATGCTGCCAGCTccacagaaaaggcaaaggaggtacctgaaaatgcagaagaggCAAAGAATCAAAAGCCTGAACAAGTAACACCAAATACAGAAATGACAGGACTGGCTCCCTGGCAAGAAGGGGTCCTGGAGAGGCTAAAGAAGGAAGTTGGTGTAGGTGATTACAACATGTATCTGGTACATCATGGGGGAATGCTCATCCGCTTTGGTCAGCTAGCTGCCTGCACTCCCAAGGAAAAGGACTTTGTCTATGGGAACTTGGAAGCTCAGGAGGTGAAGACTGTCTACACCTTCAAAGTGCCTGTTAGTTACTGTGGCAAAAGAGCACGACTAGGAGATGCACTTGGCCATAAGATTCCAACTTTAGACAAATCGGTGGATACCTCAGAATTGGGAATAAACCTAGAAGAACTACCTAAGGCAAATATAGTTAGAGCCACGCTACTGTGTGCACtggaaaaagaactgaaaggcCATGAGATCTCTGAAGCAAGAGGTGTTGATGGGCTCTTTGTGGATTTTGCAACACAGACATACAGCTTTCCTCTAGACCCCTTCCCCTCCAATGCTGTTCTAGCAGATATTCTGGATGAAGAAAGCTCACCAGAACTCCATGTGGAGCTCTACACTGAATGTGTAACCAGAAGACACAACAAAAGCAGTTCAGCTTTCACATTCACTTGCAGTCATTTCTTCAGGAGGGATGAATTCCCATCCCACTTTAAGAATGTTCACGCTGACATCCAGTCATGTCTGGATGGATGGTTCCAGCATCGCTGTCCTCTGGCCTACTTGGGATGTACTTTTGTTCAAAATCACTTCCGCCCTGATGGACTTAAGGCCAAGGTTATATACAGCAAGCCTCTCAAGACATTTGCTATTAAGCCAGAGGTGGACACCCTCCTTGCTGAATCAGGGAAGTGCATTTCCACAGTCGCTAATCGAGGGAGAAATACAGACTCACTGAGCAGCCTCCCAGTGGAAGTGCTCAAGTACATTGCGGGGTTCCTGGACAGCTTCAGTTTATCTCAGCTATCACAAGTGTCAGTGCTGATGAGAGACATCTGTGCCACTCTTCTTCAAGAGAGGGGAATGGTCCTGCTggtttgggagaaaaaaagatattcccATGGTGGTACTTCATGGAAAGCTCGCAAAAAG
- the FBXO40 gene encoding F-box only protein 40 isoform X2: MVISCRLHCGATFHMCKEEEHQLLCPLEQVTCLNSAYGCPFSMARFKLAKHLQVCPASVVCCSMEWNRWPNVDSDTTLHKNIMKETLNEECLDTALALRDQKILFRTLKIADLFPEWRKKNEVEELMDEAMDGEEGAVGGVVSGSQDSDNKLSELSQREREDLAKDKEGMDLGSYKTWENIFSKELLACQVTGSTANTGKNTEEASKKTASAPHAASSTEKAKEVPENAEEAKNQKPEQVTPNTEMTGLAPWQEGVLERLKKEVGVGDYNMYLVHHGGMLIRFGQLAACTPKEKDFVYGNLEAQEVKTVYTFKVPVSYCGKRARLGDALGHKIPTLDKSVDTSELGINLEELPKANIVRATLLCALEKELKGHEISEARGVDGLFVDFATQTYSFPLDPFPSNAVLADILDEESSPELHVELYTECVTRRHNKSSSAFTFTCSHFFRRDEFPSHFKNVHADIQSCLDGWFQHRCPLAYLGCTFVQNHFRPDGLKAKVIYSKPLKTFAIKPEVDTLLAESGKCISTVANRGRNTDSLSSLPVEVLKYIAGFLDSFSLSQLSQVSVLMRDICATLLQERGMVLLVWEKKRYSHGGTSWKARKKIWQFSSLFSRVNKWQRNDVACMSEHLKNCPFYQVEHRTDPVLLTGMCESREQTQKTLVSTFKRRV, translated from the coding sequence ATGGTCATCAGCTGCCGCTTGCACTGCGGAGCCACCTTCCACATGTGCAAGGAGGAGGAGCACCAATTGCTCTGTCCCTTAGAGCAGGTCACCTGCCTCAACTCTGCCTACGGCTGCCCTTTTTCCATGGCCCGCTTTAAGCTGGCGAAGCACCTGCAGGTCTGTCCAGCCAGTGTTGTCTGCTGCTCAATGGAATGGAATCGCTGGCCAAATGTGGATTCAGACACAACTCTTCACAAGAACATTATGAAGGAGACCTTGAACGAAGAATGTCTGGATACAGCCTTGGCACTCAGAGACCAGAAGATACTCTTCAGGACTTTGAAAATAGCCGACTTGTTTCCAGagtggaggaaaaagaatgaagtgGAGGAGTTAATGGATGAAGCCATGGATGGGGAAGAAGGTGCTGTGGGAGGAGTAGTCAGTGGTTCCCAAGACAGCGACAACAAGTTGTCTGAGCTCAGCCAACGTGAGCGTGAAGATCTGGCAAAGGACAAAGAGGGTATGGATCTGGGGAGTTACAAAACCTGGGAGAACATTTTCAGCAAAGAGCTTCTGGCTTGCCAGGTAACAGGCTCAACAgccaacacaggaaaaaatacagaggagGCTTCCAAGAAAACAGCATCAGCCCCTCATGCTGCCAGCTccacagaaaaggcaaaggaggtacctgaaaatgcagaagaggCAAAGAATCAAAAGCCTGAACAAGTAACACCAAATACAGAAATGACAGGACTGGCTCCCTGGCAAGAAGGGGTCCTGGAGAGGCTAAAGAAGGAAGTTGGTGTAGGTGATTACAACATGTATCTGGTACATCATGGGGGAATGCTCATCCGCTTTGGTCAGCTAGCTGCCTGCACTCCCAAGGAAAAGGACTTTGTCTATGGGAACTTGGAAGCTCAGGAGGTGAAGACTGTCTACACCTTCAAAGTGCCTGTTAGTTACTGTGGCAAAAGAGCACGACTAGGAGATGCACTTGGCCATAAGATTCCAACTTTAGACAAATCGGTGGATACCTCAGAATTGGGAATAAACCTAGAAGAACTACCTAAGGCAAATATAGTTAGAGCCACGCTACTGTGTGCACtggaaaaagaactgaaaggcCATGAGATCTCTGAAGCAAGAGGTGTTGATGGGCTCTTTGTGGATTTTGCAACACAGACATACAGCTTTCCTCTAGACCCCTTCCCCTCCAATGCTGTTCTAGCAGATATTCTGGATGAAGAAAGCTCACCAGAACTCCATGTGGAGCTCTACACTGAATGTGTAACCAGAAGACACAACAAAAGCAGTTCAGCTTTCACATTCACTTGCAGTCATTTCTTCAGGAGGGATGAATTCCCATCCCACTTTAAGAATGTTCACGCTGACATCCAGTCATGTCTGGATGGATGGTTCCAGCATCGCTGTCCTCTGGCCTACTTGGGATGTACTTTTGTTCAAAATCACTTCCGCCCTGATGGACTTAAGGCCAAGGTTATATACAGCAAGCCTCTCAAGACATTTGCTATTAAGCCAGAGGTGGACACCCTCCTTGCTGAATCAGGGAAGTGCATTTCCACAGTCGCTAATCGAGGGAGAAATACAGACTCACTGAGCAGCCTCCCAGTGGAAGTGCTCAAGTACATTGCGGGGTTCCTGGACAGCTTCAGTTTATCTCAGCTATCACAAGTGTCAGTGCTGATGAGAGACATCTGTGCCACTCTTCTTCAAGAGAGGGGAATGGTCCTGCTggtttgggagaaaaaaagatattcccATGGTGGTACTTCATGGAAAGCTCGCAAAAAG